In Euphorbia lathyris chromosome 2, ddEupLath1.1, whole genome shotgun sequence, the sequence tatcattccaaatggcgggttggtctttccttagcaacttaaagattggctcgcagattgcggtaagtcttgctatgaaccgactgatatactgaacctgccccagaaaccctatcacttccttctcatttctcggcacCGGCATCTCTTGTATAGCCTTtactttatcaggatctacctcgattcccttatttccgattacatagcctaagatttttcccgatgaaacgccgaaaaagcacttcttcgggtttaacctcagcttgaattctgtaattcgggccaaaaacttctcgagcgcggcaaaatgcccttctcttgtctctgatttgaccatcatgtcatccacataaacttccacctccttgtgtatcatatcatggaacagtgctgtagccattcgctggtaagttgccccggcattcttcaaaccaaacggcattaccctgtaacagtatgtcccccacgcAGTTGTGAACGAgattttcgctttgtgcttttcggccatctgaacttgcatgtagcccatgaaatcGTCCActttcgtgtgtaagacgcttgacgctgcactgtcgatcaatacatcgatatgaggcaatgcgaactcatccttggggcatgccttgttaagatctctgtaatcaacgcacatccttactttgccgtccttttttgcgattggcaccacattcgcgacccaagggggatagtcgatcacttcgatgaatcctacttctaactgcttcttcacctcctctctgatcttatctgcccattctgatctcatacgtcggagcttctgctttacaggctttgcttcgggatatgttggaatacggtgagttacgattgattgatcaattccaggcatgtcttcgtatgtccaagcgaatacaatttcgtattttttaattattctctcaaattcttttctctcttcaatagttaattcttgagcaatttgtataagtttaggattttcatccgtaccaagattgaaagttgacatttctatcgtattgatttcaaatgtaggcatgttatatgaatgagaatgcatggaatgatcatgatcgacatcaagcaagtaagcaaaatcagaattcatttcattgatagcatgggtgatcacatcatctgattcaaacaaagcagtaatacaattttcatcatcagggttctcaggctcctcatgaaccttggaggtactgggaTTTTCCACCGCTCCtcgcttcaatggtgatgacctgctcctcggcatttaaatccagcatcatgatctcctcgacaaagcagctcgcctttcctttgccccagtcggcaacatcattgaagatttcgaaccctggCAGGATCttcccttccgtgctagtccatgcctcgggggtccctgaatatgccttcccatgcccctcgctcacaaaatacttcctcaAGCCTACTTTTCCTTCAGCACTCGCATTGGACGTACTTCCCTGCttatatcccaaacccctccgggttttctgactcttaaagtccggaaattctggcaacccctgatggtgtgctcctaaacccattcctgggatgaaacctcccttcatcatcttcaccacatcggtggtcatgctggactcataaatcccggagacttggaatccggagaaaagctgtggctcaattcccaatgctgccaccgagcttaatttctcagctctgatcgtcactatctcctccccgaaggggaacttaatcatttggtggagcgtggagggcacacctcctaacttatggaaccaagggcgtcccaacagcacagcaaaagttaccgggatatccaacaccgtgaactcagtttcttcctcgtgcggccccactttcaacttggccttgaagactccttcaatgtacctacggctgtcgtcatatgctctaatcacagtttcagaggctgtcaggtctcctctctccactcccagcttcgacaagagtttcaacggacaaacattaatggccgatccatcatcgaccatcacacaactagtcttcttcccgttaatttctgctcggatatacaatggcttattatgagccttcccctcttctgggagatcttcgtcagtaaatgtgatctcagtcttctttcgggccataattgcccctactagcgctgccggctcagtatcggtggaaataaccaaattctgcaactccttcatcaggttctcacgatggtacttagaatggcataaaacttcccagaccgtagacttagcttgcgtcttcttcaattgctcaagaacttggtcatcgggcttaggagccgacccttctccaatctcagtctctaccattggtgcctttccctcggccacacaacctgatctcgtcattaccgcaatttccggctcatcatccgattcgtcccaaatgttaataggaacccttcgattggcatcctcctcgtccgaggaactctcccaaatgtccacgaccattaaatccatgacgtgaggaacactcggattcaggaaaaagggatccgctgatccatacaaaacccaacctatcaactcatcatagtcacggagggacacccggctcatcttccttgcggccaacggaatagcacctcgttgtatgcacataagctgcaccttatcgctcattgtctcattacactgctcataacggtgcctccaccttctagcataatccacaaaatgttcctcggggaattgcctaatcctgtcctaatcatccagggatcccgtccatggaatgtacatttcatatctcgccacaaaggcattttggagcggtatccaatgacccatctcctccCCTGATAGCCCCTGAtaccacaataaggcttcacccatcaaggtttccggaaaatgttcatgcaactcacactgcggaaatccggcgtcatacatatgattgcgaaaTATCCTCGTatgctccacaggatcctggtatccaccatacctaggcattcctaacaccgcatcaggtgtttgctaagacggggaatcaggagtttgctctgctagcatccataccgtatattccttgataaatctcttcgtcatagctgcccaatcggtcttaacatacatcggcagggacatgtaccacatcagcggttcacccatcagtgaattacaaaacaagctagtgatctcttcttctttaaaactcAAAGCTGTCAtagccgataagtagaagtggtcgtgctccatagggtccttattgccgttatattTGCTCACCCTcggcaatggacgcttgatgggtccaatctgtaTCGCAAAGCGCTCCGCAGTTTTATCTTCATCTCTctgatacttttctagaaacaaatccgacaaccgatcccaatcgtgcttgcaagagtcgggtaatgaatggaaccattccaaaggctcacctaccagcgaatggtggaaccactgagcaatctcatctactccgaaggattcaatgaacatgtcgtgcatatactcacgcaagtgcacttcgggatcccttcctccactgaacaaacccaaatttggcacgatagtccgagacgacccttcaccggtctcttcggcactatccttgtcatatggtgctccaccatctgatccttactccattggttcatcctcttgttcctcacccaagaaggacacatacaaaccatttcccacattgcttctttcgacggagtccaacaactcctctacatcttcctcaaaagattccatcaccacagtttccgtcaaaccaactccgatcacgcttaccctatgattaggcaatgtattgcgcctaacggaagggtttgctgacgaaggatcagctatcttcttctcctcaatcaaatcttggatttcatgtttcagcctctcacaattctcaatcgtatgtccataactgctgtggaactcacaataccctctagcctgaatctgtggagtaggttgagctttgttatatggggtaagggcttttaacaatcccttcttctgcagacgttcaaaaactttcgcataggtctgatcgaacttggcgaaccgcctcttttcgatggcattaagatcaaccactttcactgccgcagattctgtactcgcgctaggccctccggcactatatccagacttcgtccacttagtataagctttctttggctccccatctccttcgacagtcaaggcataactatacatctgattgaaatctgtgaacggcatatatctcaactcattcttaatatacggcaacgtgttgccaaccaccattcggatctgatcctgctcaagcggcttctgtttcatgaccgcgaccttagccctccatcttttcacaaaatcggaaaaggattccctagcctgctgcttagtactctctaattctttcaaagtgacctccagcatggtgttaaagctatactgagcgatgaatgacttcgccaactccttccaatccttctttgtcaccattggcaatgcatggaaccatgtgagggcagccccctccaggtaggtgttaaacagccccaagacttgatcctcagtcaggatcgtgggCTTCATTACCGCCACGTACTGATTCatatgagcggtgggatctccagttccatcgaactttttcatgtcagggagccggaatttcagaggcaaagctgttgctgtcaaacaattcttcaagttatagaaatcttgactcccagagcttcctccgcgcaagtcctgcacttcctgtgtgatgtgttgcctccactcctcttccttagctttctccttctctaactgttttcggacataatcctgataatcctcctcattcccaaagcgagggccctcgttcacctcattctcagcacgcttactaccactcttgttgtcctttagCGCTAACTCAGCTAGTtgggccaagatcgcggccagctggtcgttgatattattcacagaattctccaattcagccaccttctcctcgtcggttgcagacatactgacggaagactgagtatactcggatgaagacaattcagaagccacaactactgattcgggactgtctactcgcaactgatcaaactgtctgacaagccgattactctcgcgaaaccacaaccgcttaatgatgacgtctgcgcgaacggtatccattagtatgtatgcatgattttatatgcatgattcgtggtgtgtgcgtttatttatttatgattataagataagaagaacaaacgttagttctaattacacgtatcacaacatctctcttccacccttattcctccacacactcgttggtccaggtctctttcctaggattttggtttttggctcacattgcggtccaggggacgcgtgatgccgtcgattattgcgggaaattaaatcatccatcagacaatacagttcgttttgacgtatccacgttcggtgactaagaaatcgaccaagcggattgtcctttcggaataactcgtcttttgtgctttcgcgagacgcattaattcgggttttgactccctttgagcgcatctcagtttttagacgtggtacgagttattcttctagtccaatcgttcgttattgtcaatgattcgttcccttttgttcgcgtgggttcgtgtctcgatttttggattacaacaggatcttttagatctatcgagggacgtaaccacgtgtttatttagtgatggaatcacttttggattttattttagggaacggactcatcgcgtaacgcgtttgttcttagcgtcgaggatccgtttgctcattttagctacgtgaaaagacggcgagtcttattttgagcgcacggtaacctttcggctagcaacagttcgttgttcttcccaatccacgggatatatcatcttagtgtggttatagaaaatcaatgttTCTTTGAATCGCATGCTcattcaaagcgaggacatcaccgttctctttcctttaggcacgatttaagcaaacacgtacatcgggccatatttcttgcagttttggtaacggtcgaaatgatcgagtcgttaatCAAAACctgcagtctcgtccatatggcgcaattatatgatttggcttaattcggcttcgagattttaaacggggtatacactcgtccgaggcacgtattcaatgacattggtttattttctttaactactcgcgggattaacatatatcgtagatttggaatgatttttggtcgtttagttcatttttgtctttttattttcttagtcaccttttgcggacacgtccatttctcttaagaatgacaaatggcataacgtaaaagctcgtcttttattcggaagggacgggctacttgtgcgaaacttttcacgttacaacaaggtcgttcgaaacagaaatgttcttcgttttcgtttcgtcgtgatctcgttttatcccgatttatctaaagaatgtgaataacggctaccgttaatatagtcttttgtatcgaaatataactatccttaacaccgaaccgattcatactaatacgtgcttacgtcataacgtatttcctgaacacgtgccttcgtcgggacaccgaaagggacaaggcgggtcgcacatgttcattcatatgagatgactaagtcgtctttagttcaaatcgtttcgatgttttagggtaattagtatgtcgattcatgagtatatattaacgcatcgtctcattttctttacataacttaggattagacacatatcatggcggtttgaaaacacgaactgattcatttatcacatcaaaaatagtaacgggtaatcctatggaaacttctaaggctactatatgctgacacggctggccgcgggacctcacaggaccgcacagattcgcccctaacgaatggatggggaccctctggcgccttactgtaagggggaacttacgctagcctctttcgagcgacgaatggactctcgctagaggtttcgcggaaattacccaaagggtttgcagtaaaatgatccgtccccgttaagggcttaatacacgcctttcggaatcaaatttctcgcttccccagcagagtcgccacttgttagacgaggtgccgcggcctaatctcccgggcggaccggggggtggacaacctcatggcgacgtaagcggtgattggcgccgaaagcaaccaatcgtggaatcaagctgctcggcaggaccggagctcggagatatggaagagtcgccacccacgaatgggaaaatgaacaccgatcccttgcgggagaccggtgtgggttcgggaaacttaggtacgagccgagaaggctagctcctttccagagaaaggctactaggcaccccgacatcgcccggttatgaaccaccggcctcctactcagcatgttaggcgataacggactaatcgtatacttctttaagtttaaaattcatttgaaacccttttctttctctttttagaaaccattttgagcatatattattgaaaagccacatcagtaaagaatcacccatttatgtttatacatacacagagagggggggggggggggggaggggggaaagaagtgatttatttacaaccgtatttaaatgttatgttgtgtgtttattctacgctaacttatttccccaaaacgagtttatttacatggttcgcaccttaatcgccgttggaacgatttaggtgcgttttaaaaccccgtttgatgaagcttacccgaatcgccgttggaacgactcgcgtaattgaaaacgttaaagtaaaagccttttaataagaaaacgtggttaaacatacaagtcaattttattttgtacaaattcattaagaaagcgattcaaaatctccattattaacaaagaaaacgattttgattacaatgttcgcttaatccgtcgttggaacggactaaggttttaaaacgtggtgttttgaagacgatttgaaatatccaccaaaatgactctatttatctacattagagatctaagaaagctcattagcttaaataatttaattgaaaactctctttttgtgatttattttccccacttatttaatggactctctaactattataattacaataagacacttatttaaagcaagacttataatcaaacaaggcccatttgagacatggacccatgaatgggcccaaaagaatagagaaaataatttagacatatatatttatacaagtaaataaaaaaggaggatatgaaaacccaaaaattaatataagaggaactttatgtatggaaataataggtactatatacttatactttaaaaatgctaaaacaataagtaaatcttatggataagaaaataatatttacccaaaaataacttccttcaataatcaacaaaataactcaaatgttcccaaaactatacatatatatacataattaatatagtttaaataccaaaaatgacatatactaatatccatccattatttctcaaaatatcaaataactaatatttaaacatagcctaagttaataaaaaggaaatacttatatatatttatacttatattataaaataaaataaaaatgatataccaatattctaaaataaatgtatatactaaaatt encodes:
- the LOC136219564 gene encoding uncharacterized protein; this translates as MSATDEEKVAELENSVNNINDQLAAILAQLAELALKDNKSGSKRAENEVNEGPRFGNEEDYQDYVRKQLEKEKAKEEEWRQHITQEVQDLRGGSSGSQDFYNLKNCLTATALPLKFRLPDMKKFDGTGDPTAHMNQYVAVMKPTILTEDQVLGLFNTYLEGAALTWFHALPMVTKKDWKELAKSFIAQYSFNTMLEVTLKELESTKQQARESFSDFVKRWRAKVAVMKQKPLEQDQIRMVVGNTLPYIKNELRYMPFTDFNQMYSYALTVEGDGEPKKAYTKWTKSGYSAGGPSASTESAAVKVVDLNAIEKRRFAKFDQTYAKVFERLQKKGLLKALTPYNKAQPTPQIQARGYCEFHSSYGHTIENCERLKHEIQDLIEEKKIADPSSANPSVRRNTLPNHRVSVIGVGLTETVVMESFEEDVEELLDSVERSNVGNGLYVSFLGEEQEDEPME